The following coding sequences are from one Streptomyces sp. NBC_00536 window:
- a CDS encoding spirocyclase AveC family protein yields MDARGPWPLRPVTMWAAVGVLSLAVGTWSVGRWLLDSRFTVYVPWPGERGISDTRYITLWVFQGLIMSAAIGLVGYVVRQCLVERTFTFDASLVVAYAASFWLEPLTNFSRPSLVLNAGLVRVSTWGPYIPGWYSQDAEQQTHAVVTSGPWGYAMTAVWPLTAAVVMGRTVLRRWPNLRGGRFVLAALGCSVLIDWTLEWIYILTGTVTFPGAEPVWLTPFAGHWYQFTTLRWIASPLWSLIPFLIRHRYLTAGPDSTILRGSAELPPRAVAVTRTLALVGVVAAVYLVFAANHVLYTRFGGPLPAGLPSFFVPVGRP; encoded by the coding sequence GTGGACGCGCGTGGACCGTGGCCGCTACGCCCGGTCACGATGTGGGCGGCGGTGGGCGTCCTCTCCCTGGCCGTGGGAACGTGGTCGGTGGGCCGCTGGCTACTTGACAGCAGGTTCACCGTGTACGTTCCGTGGCCGGGGGAGCGCGGAATCAGCGACACCCGGTACATCACCTTGTGGGTCTTCCAGGGTCTGATCATGTCCGCCGCGATCGGCTTGGTCGGCTACGTCGTCCGGCAATGCCTGGTGGAGCGCACGTTCACCTTCGACGCGTCGCTGGTGGTCGCCTACGCGGCGAGCTTCTGGCTGGAACCGCTCACCAACTTCAGCCGCCCCAGCCTGGTGCTCAACGCCGGTCTGGTCCGGGTGTCCACCTGGGGACCGTACATACCGGGCTGGTACAGCCAGGACGCCGAGCAGCAGACCCATGCCGTGGTGACCTCCGGTCCATGGGGCTACGCGATGACCGCCGTGTGGCCGTTGACGGCCGCCGTGGTCATGGGCAGGACCGTGCTACGCCGCTGGCCGAACCTGCGCGGCGGACGGTTCGTACTGGCCGCGCTCGGCTGCTCGGTGCTCATCGACTGGACGCTGGAATGGATCTACATCCTCACCGGCACGGTGACCTTCCCGGGCGCCGAGCCGGTGTGGCTGACACCGTTCGCCGGCCATTGGTACCAGTTCACGACGCTGCGCTGGATCGCCTCGCCCCTCTGGTCACTCATTCCTTTCCTCATCCGCCACCGCTACCTCACCGCAGGACCGGATTCGACGATCCTGCGCGGCAGCGCCGAGCTGCCGCCCCGGGCCGTAGCGGTGACGCGGACGCTGGCACTCGTCGGTGTGGTGGCTGCCGTCTACCTGGTGTTCGCGGCGAACCACGTCCTCTACACCCGGTTCGGCGGCCCGTTGCCCGCCGGTCTGCCGAGCTTTTTCGTCCCGGTGGGCCGGCCATGA